From the genome of Planctomycetota bacterium, one region includes:
- a CDS encoding Gfo/Idh/MocA family oxidoreductase, giving the protein MRAAIIGIGAIARMHARALADLDGVELVAATCRTEEKGRAFARDHGCRWYADTGTMLRREKPDFVTIATPSGAHLEAVLAAARRGIHVICEKPLEITLPRVDRMIAAARRGGVVLGAIFPQRFNPVVQAVHAAAAAGRFGDLAVASCHVPWWRDDAYYGPGRWQGTKRLDGGGALMNQSIHGVDALQWIAGAMTPGLAPHENPVESVVALTAVRSHDRERLEVEDTCVAILRFKNGGLGQILAATSLYPGQLRRILVGGRDGTAEILEEQLVDWRFRTATAADDATRARLGHASSTSGGAADPMAINEACHTRNFAAFLDALRAGRAPELNDLEGRKAVAIVDACYRSARTGRTARVGDPAPPAEDR; this is encoded by the coding sequence ATGCGGGCTGCGATCATCGGCATCGGTGCCATCGCCCGGATGCACGCCCGGGCACTGGCCGACCTCGACGGCGTCGAACTGGTCGCCGCGACCTGCCGCACCGAGGAGAAGGGGCGGGCCTTCGCCCGCGACCACGGCTGCCGCTGGTACGCCGACACCGGCACGATGCTGCGGCGCGAGAAGCCCGATTTCGTCACCATCGCGACTCCCTCGGGAGCCCATCTGGAAGCCGTGCTCGCCGCGGCCCGCCGGGGCATCCACGTGATCTGCGAGAAGCCGCTGGAGATCACGCTGCCGCGCGTCGACCGGATGATCGCCGCGGCGCGGCGGGGCGGAGTCGTCCTCGGGGCGATCTTTCCGCAGCGCTTCAATCCGGTGGTCCAGGCCGTCCATGCCGCCGCCGCGGCGGGGCGCTTCGGCGACCTCGCCGTGGCCTCGTGCCACGTCCCCTGGTGGCGCGACGACGCCTACTACGGCCCGGGCCGTTGGCAGGGGACGAAGCGGCTCGACGGCGGCGGCGCGCTGATGAACCAGTCGATCCACGGCGTCGACGCCCTGCAGTGGATCGCGGGGGCGATGACGCCGGGGCTGGCGCCCCACGAGAACCCGGTCGAGAGCGTGGTGGCGCTGACCGCCGTGAGGTCCCACGACCGGGAGCGTCTCGAGGTCGAGGACACCTGCGTGGCGATCCTCCGGTTCAAGAACGGCGGGCTCGGGCAGATCCTCGCCGCCACCAGTCTCTATCCCGGACAGCTCCGCCGGATCCTCGTCGGCGGCCGCGACGGCACCGCCGAGATCCTCGAGGAACAGCTCGTCGACTGGCGCTTCCGCACCGCCACCGCCGCCGACGACGCGACCCGCGCGCGGCTCGGCCACGCCAGCTCGACCAGCGGCGGCGCCGCCGACCCGATGGCGATCAACGAGGCCTGCCACACCCGCAACTTCGCCGCCTTTCTCGACGCCCTCCGTGCCGGTCGGGCACCCGAGCTCAACGACCTCGAGGGGCGCAAAGCTGTGGCGATCGTCGATGCCTGCTACCGCTCGGCCCGGACCGGCCGAACAGCCCGTGTCGGAGACCCGGCACCGCCGGCGGAGGACCGATGA
- a CDS encoding sugar phosphate isomerase/epimerase — MNSPFRYAICNETFADWPLEKACDLAAACGYTGLEIAPFTLAPLAGEISARQRGEIVRTIARAGLECVGLHWLLAKTEGFHVTHPDPAVRLATVEYLGDLARLCHELGGRVLVFGSPRQRSLVPGVTRALAFDHLHEVFSRLVPALEATDTVLAVEPLAPTETDVLTTAAETCRLLERIGSPHVRLHLDVKAMSAEAEPIPDLIHASAAWLEHFHANDVNLQGPGFGAVEFTPILQALADIRYAGWVSVEVFDYAPGPERLARESIASMQGIEAALD, encoded by the coding sequence ATGAACAGCCCGTTCCGGTACGCGATCTGCAACGAGACGTTCGCCGACTGGCCGCTGGAGAAAGCCTGCGACCTCGCGGCCGCGTGCGGCTACACCGGCCTCGAGATCGCGCCGTTCACGCTCGCCCCGCTGGCCGGAGAGATCTCCGCACGGCAGCGCGGCGAAATCGTGCGGACGATCGCCCGGGCGGGGCTCGAGTGTGTCGGCCTCCACTGGCTGCTGGCGAAGACCGAGGGGTTCCACGTCACCCACCCCGATCCGGCGGTGCGCCTGGCGACGGTCGAGTACCTCGGCGACCTGGCGCGCCTCTGCCACGAGCTCGGCGGAAGGGTGCTCGTGTTCGGCTCGCCACGGCAGCGGAGCCTCGTTCCGGGCGTCACCCGGGCGCTGGCCTTCGACCACCTCCACGAGGTGTTTTCGCGGCTCGTCCCGGCCCTCGAGGCGACCGACACGGTGCTGGCGGTCGAGCCCCTCGCCCCCACCGAGACCGACGTCCTCACCACCGCCGCCGAGACCTGCCGGCTCCTCGAGCGGATCGGTTCCCCCCACGTCCGCCTCCACCTCGACGTCAAGGCGATGTCGGCCGAGGCCGAGCCGATCCCCGATCTGATCCACGCCTCGGCTGCGTGGCTGGAGCATTTCCACGCCAACGACGTCAACCTTCAGGGGCCGGGGTTCGGCGCGGTCGAGTTCACTCCGATCCTCCAAGCCCTCGCCGACATCCGCTACGCCGGGTGGGTGAGCGTCGAGGTGTTCGACTATGCTCCGGGCCCGGAGCGGCTGGCGCGCGAGAGCATCGCCTCCATGCAGGGGATCGAGGCGGCGCTCGACTGA
- a CDS encoding MFS transporter, which produces MADLAHVSPPGRRPADDGTPWWTGLTRYHWFVLTVAALGWLFDCLDQQLFNLARKPAMESLLATAPLDPGQVQPSEEERKALAKKVDFYGGLSTCIFLAGWATGGLIFGVVGDRFGRARTMLITILIYSLCTGLSALSRGFWDFAFYRFITGLGVGGEFAVGVALVAEVMPDRARPHALGLLQAFSALGNFGAAAIGIALGLWQLSTAEGLIYGWEPWRWKFVIGALPAVLALVIRSGLEEPERWKAMKAKAAETGDVLGGYNALFAHPRWRRNALLGMLLACAGVIGLWGIGFFSIDLQMSVLRKTFQAQGLEGAALKGRLTIASGVASMLIQVGAFTGMMLSARICNRIGRRPFFAIFLVLALLSTMMVFQFLDDVTDFWMLPVMGFCQLSLFAGYAIYFPELFPTRLRSTGTSFCYNVGRFVAASGPFLLGQLSSGVFSGWAEPLRPSGTLMCLVFLVGLAVLPLLPETAGQPLPED; this is translated from the coding sequence ATGGCCGACCTCGCCCACGTCTCCCCGCCCGGCCGCCGGCCGGCCGACGACGGCACGCCATGGTGGACGGGGCTGACGCGCTACCACTGGTTCGTGCTCACGGTGGCGGCGCTCGGCTGGCTGTTCGACTGCCTCGACCAGCAGCTGTTCAATCTCGCGCGCAAGCCGGCGATGGAGAGCCTGCTGGCGACGGCGCCGCTCGACCCGGGCCAGGTTCAACCGAGCGAGGAGGAGCGCAAGGCGCTGGCGAAGAAGGTCGACTTCTACGGCGGCCTGTCGACCTGCATCTTCCTTGCCGGCTGGGCCACCGGGGGGCTGATCTTCGGCGTCGTCGGCGACCGCTTCGGCCGGGCGCGGACGATGCTGATCACGATCCTCATCTATTCGCTGTGCACCGGGTTGTCGGCGTTGTCGCGCGGGTTCTGGGATTTCGCCTTCTACAGGTTCATCACCGGGCTCGGCGTCGGCGGGGAATTCGCCGTCGGCGTGGCGCTGGTCGCCGAGGTGATGCCCGACCGGGCCCGGCCCCACGCGCTCGGCCTCCTCCAGGCGTTCTCGGCGCTCGGCAACTTCGGCGCCGCGGCGATCGGCATCGCGCTGGGGCTGTGGCAATTGTCGACGGCGGAGGGATTGATCTACGGCTGGGAGCCATGGCGCTGGAAGTTCGTCATCGGCGCCCTGCCGGCCGTGCTGGCGCTGGTGATCCGCTCCGGCCTCGAGGAGCCGGAGCGGTGGAAGGCGATGAAGGCCAAGGCCGCGGAGACCGGCGACGTGCTCGGTGGCTACAACGCGCTGTTCGCCCATCCGCGCTGGAGGCGCAACGCCCTTCTCGGCATGCTGCTGGCCTGCGCCGGCGTGATCGGGCTGTGGGGGATCGGGTTCTTCTCGATCGACCTGCAGATGAGCGTGTTGCGGAAGACGTTCCAGGCCCAGGGCCTCGAGGGGGCGGCGCTCAAGGGGCGGCTGACGATCGCCTCGGGGGTGGCCTCGATGCTGATCCAGGTCGGCGCCTTCACAGGGATGATGCTCTCGGCACGGATCTGCAACCGGATCGGCCGGCGGCCGTTCTTCGCGATCTTCCTCGTGCTGGCGCTGTTGTCGACGATGATGGTCTTCCAGTTCCTCGACGACGTCACCGACTTCTGGATGCTGCCGGTGATGGGGTTCTGCCAACTGTCGTTGTTCGCCGGCTACGCGATCTACTTTCCCGAGTTGTTCCCGACCCGGTTGCGCAGCACGGGGACGAGCTTCTGCTACAACGTCGGCCGGTTCGTCGCCGCCAGCGGGCCGTTCCTGCTCGGCCAGCTCTCGTCCGGCGTGTTTTCCGGCTGGGCGGAGCCGCTGCGGCCGTCGGGCACGCTGATGTGCCTGGTGTTTCTCGTCGGACTGGCAGTCCTCCCCCTGCTTCCGGAGACCGCCGGCCAGCCGCTGCCGGAGGACTGA